Part of the Paenibacillus terrae HPL-003 genome is shown below.
GAGGGGGCTGAGCAGCTCATCGACTCGAAATTCATCAAATTTGCCAGTTACGGAAGCTTCGAGAAACATGCTCTCAAAGCCACTGATGGTCTGCTCCATGAGGGGGACGGCTCGTTTGAGGGATTCGGGGGAAGCTGGAACATCGGGGGCAAAGTCAACCGGAATGCTCGCTGAACCGGCATCAATGTCGATATAATCGACACCGTGCATGATAAGCTTGGAGATATCTTCATGCTGAAGCTCGGTGCCCTGAATCATGACAGGTACACCGTGCCCGTTGTATGTATCGGATTTGAGGCGATCTCCCGGCTTGGCATCGGTAACGTGAACTCTCATGCGCTTAACCTCCTTATTGTCATAAATTTGTCGAAAATACGATGCAAAACTAATATATCAAGAATTATATGGGATGACAACGACTAATTTACTATTATTCCTAGCTGTAAAATAGGTCCCAGGAACCCATCTCTTCTCAGAGGCATACGAGGGCATTGTGGCCTTGCTTCTCCCCGTGTCTGTATCTTGAGACAACACAATAGCTAAATCGTCAGTTGTAGCGCACCCCTACCGACATGTACCATAATGGGAAATAACATGGTATGCTTAAACATTAGAAGCAACAGAGTCGATATATAAACTATAGAGGAGGGCGGTTATGGAGATGACGACTCAGCAAACGTTAACCATTTTGCATACCAATGATATACATAGTCATTTTGGCAGTATGCCTTCGATAGCCGCGATGATTAATGAACGAAGAGCCGCATCAGGAGATGGGCTGCTTGTGCTGGATATGGGAGACCACATGGACCGGATGGCCCCCGAAACGGAAGGAACGCTGGGTGGGGCGAATGTGGATGTGATCAATTTGACGGGGTACGATGCGATTACGATTGGTAACAACGAGGGTCTGACTTTTACCCCGGATATTCTTGAACAGGCATATGCGGGAATTCACTGCCCGGTTGTATGCGGCAATATTAGGGAAAGTGCCACAGGGATGAAGCCCTTGTGGATGACGGATGCGCTCGTTTTGGACAAGTCGGGGGTTAAGGTAGGCTTGCTTGGAGTGACGGCTCCTTTCGGCGAGTTCTATCAATTGCTGGGATGGGATGCACTCGATCCGTTTGAGGTATTGGGCGAGCAAATTCCGTCCCTGAGAAAGCAGGTCGATGTGCTGGTTGTGATGTCGCATTTGGGTTTACCTTCGGATAAGAAACTGGCATCGCAGTTTCCGGAGATCGACGTGATTCTTGGAGGCCATACCCATCACGTGCTGGAGGAACCGCTGTGGATCGGGAGCACAGCTCTATGTGGGGCTGGTAAGTATGGAACGCTGCTGGGTGAAGTGACACTAAGCCGCAACAGTATTCATGAGCCGTTTCAGGTTACGTCAGGCGGCGTAGTTCCTGTAGATCATACACTGCTGGACGAAAAGGTGGCATCCGCCATTGTACTGCATCGCAGACAGGCAGAGCGTGCCATGAAGAGTATGGTGGCAGTGACGGATCGGAAACTGGAGATTGCATATGATCGGGAGTCTCCTTTTGGAAATTTGCTGGCACAATCAGTGTCACATTTTACGGGAACCGCTATTTCTCTTGTGAATGCGGGCCAACTGCTTGGCCCTTTACCTCAAGGTGATATCAGCAAAGGAATGCTGCATTCCTTATGCCCTTCGCCGATTAATGCCTGTGTCATGAAGCTGTGGGGAAGAGACATCCGGCTGGCGCTGGAGCAGTCCTTGCTGCCGGAATTTGCCGACAAGAAAATAACGGGATTTGGCTTTAGAGGTAAAGTGCTTGGTACGATGTGTGTGGAAGGTCTGGAGATTCAATATGACCCGGCTCGCGCTCCTTATGATAAAGTGACGGATATACGTGTAGCGGGTCTTTTATTGGAAGAAGACGAGCAATATACGGTAGGCACGTTGGATATGTTCACTTTCAGAGCAGGTTATGAAATGCTTGCGAACGGAACGGAACTCCGATTTATGCTTCCAGAATTTTTGCGGGATTTGATTGAAATGGAGTTGAAGCGTCCGGGCGCGATGGAAGAGTGTTTTGCAGCTAGGTGGCTTCAGGTATCAAAACAATCGGGAGAGGATTAAGCTGCGACTGGTACCTGTTACATTATTGAGAGCCGGCATGAAGCTGGGCAAAAAAATATACAATGAAAATGGAATGGTGCTGCTCTCGGAGGGTGTTGAGCTTACTTCGCGATTGATTGAACGTCTAGGCCAAGTCGGAATTGGATATGTATACATTGAGGATGCGGTGACAGAAGATATCGTAATTCCCGAAATGATCCATGAACAGACGAGGAAGATGGCGCTACAGGAGATCAAGAAGCAGTTTCAGGGCCTGTCATCCTATTCCGTAGATCATAAGCACCAATACTTTGGCAAGTCATTTTACAAGGTGATGGAGTCCATTCTGGACGATATTGGAGGCAGTCAGGACGCCATCATTATGCTGATGGATATCGGGGCGGCAGATCAGGATCTGTATCATCATTCATTGAACGTATGTCTGTATTCGCTTGTACTGGGAATATCCAATGGCTACAATAACAGCCAGCTCATGGAGCTGGGTATAGGTTCACTACTGCACGATATTGGTAAAATGAAAATTTCACCTCAAGTGCTCTATAAGCCGGGCAAATTGACGGACGAGGAATATGAGCACATGAAAATGCACACGGTGATCGGCTACAAGCTGCTTAAAGACGAACCGGGGATTCCCCTGCTGTCAGCTCACTGTGCATTACAGCATCATGAACGTATCGACGGCAGCGGATATCCAAACGGCTGGAAGAAGGACCAAATCCACGAATACGCCAAATGGATCGGTCTGGCAGACTCGTACGACGCGATGACAGCAAGCCGAATATACAAGCAGGCATTGTTGCCCTATGAAGCAATGGAGGTGCTGTATGCCGGTGCGGGCACGCTGTATGAGCAACGGATGCTGGAGGCATTCCGCGATTGTGTAGCTATATACCCGCTGGGGCTCTCCGTGATGCTCAATACAGGGGAAGAAGGGGTTGTGGTGCGCATACACTCCAAAATCCCGCAAAGGCCCGTTATTCGCATTGTGAGGGATCGAGACGGACAGGAACTGAAAGCGCCCTACGATGTGGATCTGTCCGTATCTCTTTCGGTGATGATTACCAATACACTGGGTGCTACGGCTTCCCCTTTTGGAGGAACACATGTGGATTAGCGGATGAAGTGGAAGAAAACATACAGCTACTTTATACATCATGATATGATATTCATACGTCTTTTGAGGTTAATAACAGAAATAAGGTGAAAAATAATGACAGTTCTACAAAACAACACACTTCCACAAATATCGCCAGCGTATGATCCTTGGGACCCGATTGTCTCGCTGCGTACACATGGCCGTCACTTGCTGACAAGTGTGGAAATGACCGTGACGCACCTGTGCAATATGCGCTGTGAGCACTGCGCTGTGGGCGACATGCTTGTTATGAAGGAGGCTCCCTTCCTTCCATTAGATCTGATGCTGAAACGACTGGATGAAGTCGAGCATTTGGAGACGATCAGTATGACAGGCGGAGAACCCGCCTTGCTCGATAAAACGGTGGACGAAGTGATCGTTCCGCTGCTGAAATATGCCAAAGAGCGTGGCATTCGCTCGCAAATCAACTCCAACCTGACATTGGATATCCGTAGATATGAGAAGATGCTTCCATATCTGGATGTCATGCATATATCGTTTAATTATTTGGATGCCGACGATTTTTACGAAGTGGGTTTTGCAAATACCGGACGTCCGACTCCACGTGCGGGGGCTGTTCGCCTTTATGAGAAAATGGTGGAAAACGCCCGCAAGTTGAGCGAAATGGGGATGTTCATTTCTGCCGAATCCATGATTAATTACCGCACACACACGAAGCTGGACGGTATTCATCAGTTAATTAATGAAATGGGATGCCGACGGCATGAGGTTCATCCGATGTATGCATCGAATTTTGCCTCTACCTTGCCTGTCCTTTCTCTCGACGATATGCGCAACTCCATTCATAAGCTGCTGGATGTGCGTAATCAGGATATGTGGATGCTGTTTGGTACGTTGCCGTTCTTTGCCTGCTCGGACCGGGAAGAAGACCGCAAGTTGCTTCGCCGTCTGCGCCAGGAACCGAATATTACGGTGCGTAATGATCCGGACGGAAGAAACCGCGTAAATGTGAATATGTTCACGGGCAGTGTATATGTGACGGATTTCGCAGACATTCCGGCTTTCGGAAATATTCAGGAGCGCGGGCTGGACGATATTTTCGGTGAATGGCTGAATGAGCATCCGTTGAATCAGACCGTGAACTGTCATTGTGATGCCGCTGCCTGCTGCGGACCGAATCTGCTCGTAGCGGATATGTATTACAAGGGAGTCGATTTTAAATCCAGAAAAGCATTACAATTATAGAAATGGGGAGTTCGTATTGGAAGGTCATACCGAGTTTCATTGGGGATTGCTAACAGTGAATCTTCTTTTGGTACTGCTGCTCGTCTTTCTGAATGGTGTATTTGTGGCGGCGGAATTTTCGCTGGTCAAAATGCGCCAATCCCGATTGACGCAGCTCCAAAGTGAGGGGCACCGTATGGCAGGCTATGCACTAAAGGTGAACCAGAAGCTGGATGCTTATCTGTCCGCCACCCAATTAGGCATTACGCTGGCTTCATTGGGCTTGGGCTGGATTGGTGAACCAGCAATATCCGGCTACCTGATCGAGCCACTCATGCACAAACTCGGTGTAACTGACGGTACACTGATTACAACGGTATCCGTTGTCGTCGGATTTTGCGTGATTACCTTTTTGCATATTGTATTGGGTGAGCTGGCTCCAAAGTCTTTGGCGATCCAGAAAACCGAAGGTGTGGCATTGTTTTTATCCGCTCCTTTGCTACTTTTTTACAAGGTATTTCTGCCCGTCATCTGGGTGTTGAATGCCGCGGCGAATTTGTTATTACGGGCGTTTGGCATCCAGCCTGCGAGTGAAGCAGAAGCGGCGCATTCGGAGGAAGAGATTCGTATCTTGATGAATCAGAGCGCCAAAAGCGGTGTTATTGATAAGGACGAAATCAAGCTGATGGACAATATTTTTGATTTTTCCGATTTGCTGGCCCGTGAAATTATGCTTCCTCGTACGGATATGGACTGCTTGTATACGAATTTATCGTTTAAGGAAAATCTGAAAATCATCAGTGATACCAAGCATTCTCGCTACCCGGTAGCGGTTGAGGATAAGGACCAGATTATCGGCTTTGTTCATATTACCGATCTTCTATTGGCTGAGCAGGGCGAGCAACTGGATCTGGCCTCGGTGGTGCGTCCTATTTTGAATGTGCCAGAATCCATGGAAGTGAGTCATGTGCTGCGTCTTATGCAGAAAAAGCATTCCCAGATGACTCTTGTGGTCGATGAGTACGGCGGAACGGCTGGGCTGCTGACAGCGGAGGAAATATTGGAGGAAATCGTCGGGGATCTCTACGATGAATTTGAGGATGAACGTCCGAGCGTGGAGATTAAGGATAATCTCATTTCGGTGGACGGCCGTATGCTCATTGAGGATGTCAATGATCTGACCGGGGTGAACATTGAAGACGACGAAGTGGATTCCATCGGGGGCTGGCTGTTTAAAGAGCTGGAAGGCAGCCCGGTAAAGGGGAAAAAGATTGAGTTTTATAACCTGACCTTTGAGGTGGAGGAAGCGACGAGGCTTCGTATTATGAGAGTGAGGATTCACCGCAAGCCCGACCCTATGATCGAAGATGAACTTTCCACCGATGAGTCCTGATCCATAGATATGGTTAGGGTCGGTTCCGGTATGAAAGCTATTATAGAGTGTAAAAGCAGGAGCCTTTAGATCCACGTTATCGTGGTTGTGAAGGTTCTTTTTTTATCTGTAATTTTTTGTTCGAGACTTGGGCGATGTAGCATATGTTGAATAGTAAAGCAGATGGATCAATCAAAAGGAGGTCCCGGCCCGTGAAATTTCCACAGCAAGGTGAGTTTGCCCCGTTTGTCGGTCCGTTCGATCCGTGCCCGCCCGTTTTGTGCAAAACCTTTGTGCTTCCACCGAACCTGTTTGTACAATTCCAGCCCCCAGGTCTGCCTCAATTCAGTCCAGAAGAGGCGTTGAGGAAGGGAACGTTATGGCCCTTGTTATATAGCCCTTATGGGTCTAGGAGAAACCAGGGGGGAGGCGAGTAAAATGGAGTATCCAAATCAGGGTCAGGCCCAAAACCAGCTTCAGAATCGAAATCAGTATGAGAATCAGCAGCTAAACCATACTGAGGGCTACAATGAGAACGACAGAAACCCATCTCAGGGCTATGCGCCCCAGTGCAAGCCGGTTGATGCACAGTTTTATGCGCTGCTGGAGAAGCTTCAAACGGTGGATTTTGTGTTGGTAGAGCTGAATTTGTATCTCAATACGCACCCGGATGATTTACAGGCTATCGAGCAGTTCAACAAGCTCACACAGGAAAGAACTGCGATTGCCAATGAGTATCAGTTTCTATACGGACCTCTGCAAAATTTTGGCCGTGCTTATTCCAAGTATCCTTGGGAATGGAGCCAATCCCCTTGGCCGTGGCAGGTATAGGCAGGTACAACCTTTTATAAAGGAGGAACATAAATGTGGGTATATGAGAAGAAGCTGCAATATCCCGTACGTGTCAGCAAATGTGATCCTCACATGGCCAAGTTGCTCATGGAGCAGTATGGCGGAGCGGATGGCGAGCTGGCCGCAGCTTTGCGTTATCTGAATCAGCGTTATACAATTCCCGATAAGGTCATCGGTGTACTCAATGATATCGGCACGGAGGAATTTGCGCACCTCGAAATGATTGCGACTATGATTTACAAGCTGACCAAGGATGCGAGTGTAGAGCAAATGAAGGCAGCCGGGCTGGGGGAATATTATGCGGCGCATGATCATGCGCTGTATTACCAGAGTGCGGGCGGAGTTCCTTTTACAGCGACCTATTTTCAAGCCAAGGGCGATCCAATCGCGGATTTGTATGAGGATATTGCGGCAGAGGAAAAGGCGAGAGCTACATATCAGTGGCTGATTGATTTGACAGATGATGTGGATTTGCAGGATAGTCTGAAGTTTTTGCGTGAACGCGAAATCATCCATTCGCTCCGTTTCCACGAGTCTGTGGAAATTTTGAAGGGGGAACGAGACCGGAAGAAAGTATTTTAAGGAAATGGGAAATGGAAACCCTAAGTACTTTTTCCGTTAGAACCGTTTCACGGCGTGTGTATCAATGTAATCCAACGTATGGAAGGGGACGAGGATAAGCTTAATGTAGTGCTTGAGCGTTTATGGCTTCAGATTTTAAGAAAATGAATCGGTAAAATGAAAGGCGCTCCAGTTGGAAGCGCCTTTCGCAGCGTCTATACAGATGAGCAAGCATGGTTATAGGTAACTCATTTGAGAAATGATCTACTGGCAGTAGATGATGGCGCATCTTAATTAAGTCGAATGATGGTCAATGATGCCCCTGTCGCGCCGCCTCCTTCCTCATCCCTGTTGTAGCTGTGCAAAATATTTTTCATTATATAAAATGCTCGGATGAGTCGGATGGTGCAACTGGGACATACGGTGATGCAGCTTTGCTTTATCGATGTCACCAATCCGGTCGTAACACAGACATAATTGCAAGTGCGGAAGCCAGGTGTAATAGGACGAATTGGTTAAGGCCATCGCATCTTGTGGTGGTTCGATCAATGTAGCCTGACTAAACCAATAAATGGCTTGAGTATACTGTTCCGCTTCAATCAACAAATTGCCAAAGGCACAGCAGAACTGGGCGCGTGGTGTGTCCAGACTAAGCGTGCGTAGCAGGGCCATACGTTGCTCCTGTTTTTGACCTTGGTGTCCGTAACAATCCGCAAGCTTAAAGCAAGCAGCAATCCGGTCCTCAATCCATCCCTGATTCAGACTTAAATAGTGCTCGTACTGCTGTATGGCTTCTACCGTCCGTCCGTTGTCATACAGTTCATTAGCAAAGTAGTAGTGATCTCGTTCAGAAAATACGGTGCCCTGCTCCCGGTGCTTGAGGTATATGTGCAAATTTCGATCGGTGTAAGCGCGTGTTTTTTTATGGGTCACCGCCATATTGCTGTGAAAGGTGCTTCCTATCACATTCAGGAATTCGTGTACAAAACCGATCCATCTATAATTACGGTCCCGGCGGACAATCCGGTTTCTTTTGAGCTTATGCAGCGGCTGTCCCTGTCCATCCACGGATAGTACATAATCCATTGTAATGCTGTCATATGAGAGGGTGGCTTGCTTTTTCCAGTCGAGAAATGCCCGTCGGTCTTGCTCTTCCAGTATGTCGTCGGCATCCAGCCAAAATTGATAGTCCTGTGTTGCCTGATCAAATGCATAGTTGCGAGCTGCGGAAAAATCATCGCACCATTCAAAATCGTATATCCGGGCATCGAACGATGCAGCCACCTCTTGAGTGCGGTCGGTAGAGCCAGTATCGACGATAATTATTTCATCCACCAGATCATGGACTGATTTCAGGCAGGTATGAAGTGCTTCTTCTTCATTTTTGACAATCATACATAAGCTGACGGTTACCATGCTCTTTGTCCCTCCCAAAAAACTTGGTATAGTCTCCATTTTATTAGGATAGCTTGCTCATTATGTAGCAATTTAGGTTGAACGAGTGAAGGTATGGAGATGATCATAAATTGGGCAACGCTCTAATAGATTAGAAAATCAAAGTCTGATGCAAGGGGGGGAGGCATGAGCCGGCCGTTCATTTCACTGTGTATGATTGTAAAAAATGAGGCGGAACGGATCGAAGCTTGCTTGCAAAGTGCCAGGGATGTTGTGGATGAGATAACGACAGCTCTTGAAAGGCGATGCAGGCAAGCAGTGTATTGATGTTGTTTTCATCGATATTTCCAGGTGTAAGTCCATTCATATCACGCTCGCTCCCTTATCGCTTCATCGCAATTATCGTATGCGTCAGAGCAAGCAGGAGGAACGGTTATGAGGCTTCCGCCTGATGGGAGGCGTCGACTCATGCGTATATTAATCGGTAGCCCGGTGCAGCAGAAGCCTGAAATATTAGCTTTATTTCTTCAAGCTTTGGAGCGGCTGGAAGCACCCGATGTGCTACCGGATTATTTGTTCGTCGATGATAATGACAATCCAGCTTCAAGCCAATGGCTGGCCGATTTTGCGGACCGGCTTCCGGGGCGTGTTTTGCCCCCGCTGTCAGGCTTGCAGCAATATGAGAACCGAAGTGATGAACATACCCATTATTGGCCGCCTTCTCTCGTTTGGAAAGTGGCCGGGTTCAAAAATCGCCTCATTGAGTACGCGCTTCAGCATCATTACGACGCACTATTTTTGGTCGATTCAGACCTGATCCTCCATTCCCGCACCTTATGCAGACTGGTCGAGACGGAGAAGGATATCGTATCTGAGATATTCTGGACACGCTGGCAGCCCGATGGGGCGTTATTGCCTCAAGTGTGGGTCAGTGATGAATACAATCTGTTTCATTGCGAAGAAGGTGAAGTGCTATCGGCAGAAGAGCGGGCACATCGCGAGCTACATTTTATACATCAGTTGCATGTTCCCGGTTTGTACGAGGTAGGCGGTTTGGGTGCTTGTACCTTAATCCGCAGAAGGGCGCTGGAAGTCGGAATTCATTTTGGTAAAATCCCGAACGTTTCTTTTTGGGGAGAGGATCGACATTTTTGCATCCGGGCGGCGGCGTACGGGTTTCCGCTTTTTGTAGATACGCACTATCCGGCCATGCATTTGTACCGGGAAGCGGACCGCATCAAGGCTGAACAACTGCTACTGACCCTGAATGGAATTACGCAGGGCGCTGCTAATACGGACGACCAAGAAATTTCAGTCACTCCCAAAACTTCAGATATTTCAGAAAATTATCCATCCTGCACTTCCTCTACGTCGCCTGAAATGACCATTCCACGGGATCACCGCGAGTCTGCCGTCCTTGCAAAGCATGCTACGGATTCTTTTGTCGTGCCACCAGCTTTCTCTGGTCCACGACATAGTGAGCTTCATGCTCCGCCTGCCTCCAAGCCCAAACTGACGCTGAGCATGACGATATGCAATGAGGCAGATCGCAAGCTCGGCGAAGTGCTCCAAAGTCATCGGGAATATATTGATGAAGCAGTCATTATTGATGATGGCAGCAGTGATGATAGTGGTGAATTGTGCCGAGACCTGCTAAAGGGGATTCCACTGCGTTTAATCCGTAATGAAAGGGCCTCCTTTGCGAATGAAGTGGAGCTGCGGAAGCAGCAGTGGAGAGAGACGCTGGCATCTTCCCCGGAATGGATTTTAAACATGGATGCTGACGAAGTGTTCGAATCCCGATTTGCCCAAGGTGTGCATGCTCTATTAGCCGGAACGAAAGCCGATAC
Proteins encoded:
- a CDS encoding bifunctional metallophosphatase/5'-nucleotidase, translating into MEMTTQQTLTILHTNDIHSHFGSMPSIAAMINERRAASGDGLLVLDMGDHMDRMAPETEGTLGGANVDVINLTGYDAITIGNNEGLTFTPDILEQAYAGIHCPVVCGNIRESATGMKPLWMTDALVLDKSGVKVGLLGVTAPFGEFYQLLGWDALDPFEVLGEQIPSLRKQVDVLVVMSHLGLPSDKKLASQFPEIDVILGGHTHHVLEEPLWIGSTALCGAGKYGTLLGEVTLSRNSIHEPFQVTSGGVVPVDHTLLDEKVASAIVLHRRQAERAMKSMVAVTDRKLEIAYDRESPFGNLLAQSVSHFTGTAISLVNAGQLLGPLPQGDISKGMLHSLCPSPINACVMKLWGRDIRLALEQSLLPEFADKKITGFGFRGKVLGTMCVEGLEIQYDPARAPYDKVTDIRVAGLLLEEDEQYTVGTLDMFTFRAGYEMLANGTELRFMLPEFLRDLIEMELKRPGAMEECFAARWLQVSKQSGED
- a CDS encoding HD-GYP domain-containing protein, coding for MQLGGFRYQNNRERIKLRLVPVTLLRAGMKLGKKIYNENGMVLLSEGVELTSRLIERLGQVGIGYVYIEDAVTEDIVIPEMIHEQTRKMALQEIKKQFQGLSSYSVDHKHQYFGKSFYKVMESILDDIGGSQDAIIMLMDIGAADQDLYHHSLNVCLYSLVLGISNGYNNSQLMELGIGSLLHDIGKMKISPQVLYKPGKLTDEEYEHMKMHTVIGYKLLKDEPGIPLLSAHCALQHHERIDGSGYPNGWKKDQIHEYAKWIGLADSYDAMTASRIYKQALLPYEAMEVLYAGAGTLYEQRMLEAFRDCVAIYPLGLSVMLNTGEEGVVVRIHSKIPQRPVIRIVRDRDGQELKAPYDVDLSVSLSVMITNTLGATASPFGGTHVD
- the yfkAB gene encoding radical SAM/CxCxxxxC motif protein YfkAB — its product is MTVLQNNTLPQISPAYDPWDPIVSLRTHGRHLLTSVEMTVTHLCNMRCEHCAVGDMLVMKEAPFLPLDLMLKRLDEVEHLETISMTGGEPALLDKTVDEVIVPLLKYAKERGIRSQINSNLTLDIRRYEKMLPYLDVMHISFNYLDADDFYEVGFANTGRPTPRAGAVRLYEKMVENARKLSEMGMFISAESMINYRTHTKLDGIHQLINEMGCRRHEVHPMYASNFASTLPVLSLDDMRNSIHKLLDVRNQDMWMLFGTLPFFACSDREEDRKLLRRLRQEPNITVRNDPDGRNRVNVNMFTGSVYVTDFADIPAFGNIQERGLDDIFGEWLNEHPLNQTVNCHCDAAACCGPNLLVADMYYKGVDFKSRKALQL
- a CDS encoding hemolysin family protein; its protein translation is MEGHTEFHWGLLTVNLLLVLLLVFLNGVFVAAEFSLVKMRQSRLTQLQSEGHRMAGYALKVNQKLDAYLSATQLGITLASLGLGWIGEPAISGYLIEPLMHKLGVTDGTLITTVSVVVGFCVITFLHIVLGELAPKSLAIQKTEGVALFLSAPLLLFYKVFLPVIWVLNAAANLLLRAFGIQPASEAEAAHSEEEIRILMNQSAKSGVIDKDEIKLMDNIFDFSDLLAREIMLPRTDMDCLYTNLSFKENLKIISDTKHSRYPVAVEDKDQIIGFVHITDLLLAEQGEQLDLASVVRPILNVPESMEVSHVLRLMQKKHSQMTLVVDEYGGTAGLLTAEEILEEIVGDLYDEFEDERPSVEIKDNLISVDGRMLIEDVNDLTGVNIEDDEVDSIGGWLFKELEGSPVKGKKIEFYNLTFEVEEATRLRIMRVRIHRKPDPMIEDELSTDES
- a CDS encoding spore coat associated protein CotJA; protein product: MKFPQQGEFAPFVGPFDPCPPVLCKTFVLPPNLFVQFQPPGLPQFSPEEALRKGTLWPLLYSPYGSRRNQGGGE
- a CDS encoding spore coat protein CotJB, producing MEYPNQGQAQNQLQNRNQYENQQLNHTEGYNENDRNPSQGYAPQCKPVDAQFYALLEKLQTVDFVLVELNLYLNTHPDDLQAIEQFNKLTQERTAIANEYQFLYGPLQNFGRAYSKYPWEWSQSPWPWQV
- a CDS encoding manganese catalase family protein, with the translated sequence MWVYEKKLQYPVRVSKCDPHMAKLLMEQYGGADGELAAALRYLNQRYTIPDKVIGVLNDIGTEEFAHLEMIATMIYKLTKDASVEQMKAAGLGEYYAAHDHALYYQSAGGVPFTATYFQAKGDPIADLYEDIAAEEKARATYQWLIDLTDDVDLQDSLKFLREREIIHSLRFHESVEILKGERDRKKVF
- a CDS encoding glycosyltransferase family 2 protein, whose translation is MVTVSLCMIVKNEEEALHTCLKSVHDLVDEIIIVDTGSTDRTQEVAASFDARIYDFEWCDDFSAARNYAFDQATQDYQFWLDADDILEEQDRRAFLDWKKQATLSYDSITMDYVLSVDGQGQPLHKLKRNRIVRRDRNYRWIGFVHEFLNVIGSTFHSNMAVTHKKTRAYTDRNLHIYLKHREQGTVFSERDHYYFANELYDNGRTVEAIQQYEHYLSLNQGWIEDRIAACFKLADCYGHQGQKQEQRMALLRTLSLDTPRAQFCCAFGNLLIEAEQYTQAIYWFSQATLIEPPQDAMALTNSSYYTWLPHLQLCLCYDRIGDIDKAKLHHRMSQLHHPTHPSILYNEKYFAQLQQG